In Dyadobacter sp. NIV53, a single window of DNA contains:
- a CDS encoding nuclear transport factor 2 family protein: protein MSKVPANHFFTILVLTLIFNLSHQTLLAQKQDSKIRAVVDKLFDGMKAGDSAMIRSVFMNDNAFSTISKNSRDSVTVRSDGNADGFIKAVGTPHNEIWDERIYNVKISVDGPMAIVWAPYKFYRGETFSHCGVNVFTMIETTTGWKIREITDTRRKTDCP, encoded by the coding sequence ATGAGCAAAGTCCCGGCAAACCATTTTTTTACCATTCTTGTATTAACTCTTATATTTAATTTATCTCACCAGACATTACTGGCGCAAAAACAGGACAGTAAAATTCGTGCTGTTGTTGACAAACTCTTTGATGGGATGAAAGCAGGGGATTCAGCCATGATAAGAAGTGTATTTATGAATGATAATGCCTTTTCTACCATTTCTAAAAATTCCAGGGATTCTGTAACAGTAAGGTCAGACGGTAATGCAGACGGATTTATTAAGGCAGTAGGTACTCCTCACAATGAAATATGGGATGAAAGAATCTATAACGTAAAAATCAGTGTGGACGGACCTATGGCAATTGTATGGGCTCCTTACAAATTTTACCGAGGCGAAACATTTTCACATTGCGGGGTGAATGTATTTACTATGATAGAAACAACAACCGGATGGAAGATAAGGGAAATAACAGATACACGAAGAAAAACAGATTGCCCTTAA
- the accD gene encoding acetyl-CoA carboxylase, carboxyltransferase subunit beta: MSWFIRKEKGINTPTEMKREAPDGLWYQCPNCKKITPTREHKLNAYTCPHCNYHEKVGSDIYFELLFDQNEFTELDANLTSGDPLHFVDTKAYPDRVKATIEKTGLKDAVRTGYGKMNDLDVVIACMDFNFIGGSMGSVVGEKIARAINYALKKKLPFLMISKSGGARMMEAGFSLMQMAKTSARLALLSEAKLPYISLLTDPTTGGVTASYAMLGDFNISEPEALIGFAGPRVIRETIGKDLPKGFQSAEFVLEHGFLDFIVDRKDLKDKLTSLLTMLS, translated from the coding sequence ATGTCTTGGTTTATTCGGAAAGAAAAAGGTATTAATACACCCACCGAAATGAAGCGTGAAGCTCCGGATGGTTTATGGTATCAATGTCCTAATTGTAAAAAAATCACACCTACCCGTGAGCACAAGCTGAATGCTTATACTTGTCCGCATTGCAATTACCATGAAAAGGTAGGTTCCGATATATACTTCGAGCTTTTATTTGATCAAAACGAATTTACGGAATTGGATGCAAATCTTACTTCCGGCGACCCATTGCACTTTGTTGATACCAAAGCGTATCCTGACCGGGTAAAAGCAACTATTGAGAAAACCGGATTGAAAGATGCAGTTCGTACAGGTTACGGTAAAATGAACGATCTGGACGTTGTAATTGCCTGTATGGATTTTAATTTCATTGGTGGTTCAATGGGATCAGTTGTTGGAGAGAAAATTGCCCGTGCCATTAATTATGCGCTCAAAAAGAAATTGCCGTTTTTGATGATTTCCAAATCGGGTGGTGCAAGAATGATGGAAGCTGGTTTTTCATTAATGCAAATGGCAAAAACTTCTGCGCGGCTCGCTTTACTATCAGAAGCGAAACTACCATACATTTCCTTACTTACAGATCCAACCACTGGTGGTGTAACAGCTTCCTATGCCATGCTTGGAGATTTCAATATTTCTGAGCCGGAAGCGTTAATTGGATTTGCCGGTCCGCGTGTAATCCGTGAAACCATAGGAAAAGATCTTCCCAAAGGATTTCAAAGTGCAGAGTTTGTACTGGAACATGGCTTTCTTGATTTCATTGTTGATCGTAAAGATTTAAAAGATAAGCTGACTAGCCTGCTAACTATGCTGAGTTGA
- a CDS encoding NADPH-dependent FMN reductase has protein sequence MSTSTSPIVIIVGTNRPDSMSRKIAEYYQDILSQFDAPSIILDLVNLPHDFTVSAMYENSGKNEAFNNLKALLEKTDKFVFIVPEYNGSYPGVLKAFIDGLPYPNSFSNKKAALVGLSSNMQGAALALSHLNDVFSYLGMNTLALRVKLAQIRSHYQDKIISNALYKELLEMQAEQIIRF, from the coding sequence ATGAGTACATCTACTTCACCCATAGTGATTATTGTTGGCACAAACAGGCCGGATTCAATGTCACGAAAAATAGCTGAATACTATCAGGACATTCTCAGTCAGTTCGATGCTCCCAGTATTATATTGGATCTTGTTAATTTGCCTCATGACTTTACCGTTTCTGCGATGTATGAAAATTCAGGAAAAAATGAAGCATTCAATAACCTGAAAGCATTGCTGGAAAAAACGGACAAATTTGTTTTTATAGTTCCAGAATATAATGGCTCTTATCCGGGAGTTCTAAAAGCTTTTATAGACGGACTGCCCTATCCCAATAGTTTTTCCAATAAAAAAGCTGCGCTGGTAGGTTTGTCATCTAATATGCAGGGAGCAGCCCTGGCTTTAAGCCATCTTAATGATGTGTTCAGTTATTTAGGCATGAATACGTTAGCACTCAGGGTTAAACTGGCCCAGATACGCTCACATTATCAAGACAAAATTATTTCAAATGCACTCTATAAGGAATTATTGGAAATGCAGGCAGAACAGATTATTCGTTTTTGA
- the ftsZ gene encoding cell division protein FtsZ → MNTSLLHALDQDYIVNEIVKELPNGVNHSEPAIIKVIGVGGGGSNAVNYMFEKKIKDVEFAVCNTDRQALANSPVPVKIQLGATLTQGLGAGTDASKGKEAALETIEEIKGLLGGSIQMVFITAGMGGGTGTGAAPVIAQLAKEMGKLTVAVVTAPYTWEGLDKKEQALEGIEQLKEFSDTVLVVLNDKLEELYEDMTLTQAFAEADGILLNAVKSISEIITTNGNINTDFKDVEKVLKGAGQSVMGTAEATGADRAQLAIKEALDSPLLNDRDIRGAKRILVTLATSKKKEATMKEQSRIWQFVLSQVGGEARMFKLGTITDDSLGDKLRVTIVAAGFDSIESPIPGMELKNSLKIKPLIAPESETIIHLNNEIPSERFVLTGELAENTNTSTVDIILDNDVISDVKNFHSVSIIDPHDSEDFSNEESEKLQAMIKVFQDGLIKYSDLEGPAYRRSRIDLWRRPAIPANEMEQHWLK, encoded by the coding sequence ATGAATACTAGTTTGTTACACGCATTAGACCAGGATTATATTGTGAACGAAATAGTGAAGGAACTACCAAATGGCGTAAATCATAGCGAGCCTGCTATTATCAAGGTCATAGGCGTTGGCGGCGGAGGAAGCAATGCAGTTAATTACATGTTTGAGAAAAAAATCAAAGATGTAGAATTTGCAGTTTGTAATACAGATCGCCAGGCACTCGCTAACAGTCCTGTCCCTGTTAAGATCCAGCTGGGTGCTACTTTAACACAGGGACTTGGAGCTGGTACTGACGCATCCAAGGGAAAAGAAGCTGCTCTCGAAACAATTGAAGAGATCAAAGGACTTCTTGGAGGATCAATCCAGATGGTTTTTATAACAGCTGGTATGGGTGGGGGTACAGGAACAGGTGCAGCTCCTGTAATTGCTCAGCTTGCCAAGGAAATGGGGAAACTGACAGTTGCCGTAGTAACAGCTCCTTATACATGGGAGGGCCTTGACAAAAAGGAACAGGCTTTGGAAGGAATTGAACAGCTCAAAGAATTTAGCGATACTGTACTTGTTGTATTAAACGACAAGCTGGAGGAGCTTTATGAAGATATGACACTTACCCAGGCTTTCGCGGAAGCTGATGGGATTTTGCTGAATGCTGTTAAAAGTATATCCGAAATTATCACTACCAATGGTAATATCAATACGGATTTTAAAGATGTAGAAAAAGTACTTAAGGGTGCTGGTCAGTCAGTAATGGGAACTGCAGAAGCAACCGGAGCTGACCGTGCTCAGCTGGCAATTAAGGAAGCTCTTGATTCTCCATTGCTGAATGACAGAGATATAAGAGGTGCCAAGCGCATCCTTGTGACACTGGCCACAAGCAAGAAGAAAGAAGCAACAATGAAAGAGCAAAGCAGAATCTGGCAGTTTGTTCTTTCACAGGTAGGCGGAGAAGCCCGCATGTTCAAGTTAGGAACAATTACGGATGATTCTCTGGGAGATAAGCTTCGTGTAACAATTGTAGCGGCTGGTTTTGACAGTATAGAATCTCCGATTCCGGGAATGGAGCTTAAAAACAGTTTGAAAATTAAACCTCTAATTGCTCCCGAATCAGAAACAATTATCCATTTAAATAATGAAATTCCTTCTGAAAGATTTGTTCTGACCGGAGAATTGGCTGAAAATACCAATACGAGCACAGTTGATATTATCTTAGATAACGATGTTATATCCGACGTCAAAAATTTTCATAGTGTTTCTATCATTGATCCACATGACAGCGAAGATTTTTCAAATGAAGAATCTGAGAAGCTTCAGGCAATGATCAAAGTCTTTCAGGATGGATTGATTAAATATTCAGATCTTGAAGGCCCGGCATATCGCAGGAGCAGGATTGATTTGTGGAGACGTCCGGCGATTCCGGCAAATGAAATGGAGCAGCATTGGTTAAAATAG
- the murD gene encoding UDP-N-acetylmuramoyl-L-alanine--D-glutamate ligase — protein sequence MSNKLVVLGGGESGVGAAILGKSKGFDVFLSDRNQLQDKYREELIIRNIAFEEGKHTESNILEADLIVKSPGIPDTVPLIIGLKNKGIPVISEIEFASRYTTAKLIAITGSNGKTTTTLLAYHLLVTAGLSVGLAGNIGESFAWQVAEKQFDYYVLEVSSFQLDNIIDFRPDIAVLLNITPDHLDRYGYSFQNYVDSKFNIIRNQTEHDNFIFFDDSEIILEEFKKREIKASKWGISIDHVLKEGAYLNKQNLVSDCRGLSFIQDYSELPIKGPHNAINAMAAILIAQLSNVNPVKIKAGLLSFTNAPHRLEQVAVLNQVTYVNDSKATNVDSVFYALGSFSQPVILIAGGVDKGNDYTQIEQLVREKVKGLIILSIKYEKLREFFYDIVPQLYVTQDIQDAVNKAQEWSKAGDIVLLSPACASFDLFKNYEDRGDKFKTAVRNLVI from the coding sequence GTGTCTAATAAATTAGTCGTTTTGGGTGGGGGTGAAAGTGGCGTTGGTGCAGCAATCCTTGGTAAATCCAAAGGTTTTGATGTCTTTTTATCAGATCGGAACCAGCTGCAAGACAAATACAGGGAAGAGCTGATTATAAGAAATATTGCTTTTGAAGAAGGAAAACATACTGAATCAAATATCTTAGAGGCTGATCTGATCGTAAAAAGTCCTGGCATTCCCGATACGGTCCCTTTAATTATCGGATTAAAAAATAAAGGAATACCTGTTATCTCAGAAATTGAATTTGCTTCCCGCTACACTACGGCAAAATTAATTGCGATTACTGGCAGCAATGGGAAAACCACAACCACATTACTGGCTTATCATCTACTTGTAACGGCTGGATTAAGCGTTGGACTGGCAGGTAATATTGGTGAAAGTTTTGCCTGGCAAGTAGCGGAAAAGCAATTTGATTATTACGTTTTGGAAGTCAGCAGTTTCCAGCTGGATAATATAATAGACTTCCGCCCTGATATTGCTGTACTGCTCAATATAACTCCTGATCATTTGGATCGTTACGGATATTCTTTTCAGAATTACGTCGATTCTAAATTTAATATCATCCGGAATCAGACTGAACATGACAATTTTATATTCTTCGATGATAGTGAAATTATTTTAGAAGAATTTAAAAAACGTGAGATAAAGGCATCAAAATGGGGGATCTCAATTGATCATGTATTAAAAGAAGGGGCTTATCTTAATAAACAAAACCTGGTAAGTGATTGCAGAGGACTGTCATTTATTCAGGATTATTCTGAACTTCCAATCAAAGGGCCACACAATGCGATCAATGCAATGGCAGCGATCCTGATTGCCCAATTAAGCAATGTTAATCCGGTAAAAATTAAAGCGGGGTTGTTGTCCTTTACTAATGCTCCACATCGCCTGGAACAAGTTGCAGTGCTTAATCAAGTAACCTATGTAAATGACTCCAAGGCTACTAACGTCGATTCTGTTTTTTATGCATTGGGAAGCTTTTCACAACCGGTAATTCTGATCGCAGGCGGAGTAGATAAAGGGAATGATTACACCCAAATCGAACAATTAGTCCGCGAAAAAGTGAAGGGACTAATCATCCTGAGTATTAAATATGAGAAATTAAGAGAGTTTTTTTATGATATAGTTCCACAACTTTACGTTACCCAGGATATACAGGATGCTGTAAACAAAGCACAAGAGTGGAGTAAGGCGGGAGATATAGTACTGCTTTCGCCGGCATGCGCCAGTTTTGATCTTTTTAAAAACTATGAAGATAGGGGCGATAAATTTAAAACAGCCGTTCGTAATTTAGTTATTTAA
- the murC gene encoding UDP-N-acetylmuramate--L-alanine ligase gives MTSWKYIYFVGIGGIGMSALARWFKANGFQVAGYDKTLTTLVKTLIDEGIEVNLEDEVTAIPAEFIENPDLTLIVYTPAVPVQHKQMLYFRDNNFLILKRSQVLGMLTKNLRTIGVAGTHGKTTTSSIIAHILRHADVNSTAFLGGITQNYGTNLLLNTPTDNLEEVLCVVEADEFDRSFLTLFPEIAVVTSTDADHLDIYHQHEAMLDSFKEFVSQIDENGVLFMKNGLDLASSTKAKVLTYSLSDGDYYADNIRIEKARFVFDLVYPDGRIGDVAMVIPGYHNIENSLAAGAVALYLGVAPETIKEALENYRGVKRRFEYQIETGNKVYIDDYAHHPAEIEAFLTSVRALYPGRHITAIFQPHLFSRTRDFADGFAKSLSLADRLLLLEIYPARELPIEGVNSEMLLEKVSILDKNLIAKHELLELLPIITTDIVVTIGAGDIDTLIGPIKNVLVSSFANI, from the coding sequence ATGACAAGTTGGAAATATATTTATTTCGTGGGGATCGGGGGAATAGGAATGAGCGCATTGGCCCGTTGGTTTAAAGCGAATGGATTCCAGGTTGCAGGATATGATAAAACACTAACTACCCTTGTAAAAACTTTGATTGATGAAGGCATTGAAGTCAACCTTGAAGATGAGGTAACTGCTATACCTGCCGAATTTATTGAAAATCCGGATTTGACATTGATTGTATATACACCGGCAGTACCGGTTCAGCACAAGCAAATGCTTTATTTCAGGGATAATAACTTTTTAATCCTGAAAAGATCACAGGTACTGGGCATGCTGACCAAAAACCTGAGAACGATTGGTGTAGCAGGAACGCATGGGAAAACAACTACATCCTCAATCATAGCCCATATTTTACGTCACGCAGACGTAAACAGCACGGCTTTTTTAGGTGGTATTACGCAAAACTACGGAACAAACCTTTTGCTCAACACGCCCACCGACAATCTGGAAGAAGTGTTATGTGTAGTTGAAGCTGATGAATTTGACAGATCCTTTCTGACACTTTTTCCCGAAATAGCTGTCGTAACTTCTACAGATGCTGATCACCTGGACATTTATCACCAACATGAGGCCATGCTGGATTCTTTCAAAGAATTCGTTAGCCAGATTGATGAAAATGGTGTGTTGTTCATGAAAAATGGATTGGATCTGGCCTCATCAACCAAGGCGAAGGTTTTAACATATTCTCTTTCCGATGGGGATTATTATGCTGATAATATCCGGATAGAAAAAGCAAGATTTGTTTTTGATCTGGTATACCCGGATGGCCGGATTGGAGATGTTGCAATGGTGATACCGGGATATCACAATATAGAAAATTCTCTTGCTGCGGGTGCAGTAGCTTTATACCTGGGAGTTGCTCCTGAAACAATAAAGGAAGCTTTGGAAAATTATCGTGGGGTAAAACGCCGTTTTGAATATCAGATTGAAACCGGTAACAAAGTTTATATCGATGATTACGCACATCATCCTGCCGAAATTGAAGCTTTTTTAACTTCAGTAAGAGCATTGTATCCGGGCAGGCATATAACGGCTATTTTCCAGCCTCATCTTTTTTCAAGAACCAGAGATTTTGCTGATGGTTTTGCTAAAAGCTTATCACTCGCGGACAGACTTCTTTTATTAGAGATATATCCGGCAAGGGAATTACCTATTGAAGGTGTTAACTCCGAAATGCTTTTAGAGAAAGTGAGTATTTTAGATAAAAATCTGATAGCCAAACATGAACTTCTTGAACTTCTACCTATAATTACTACTGATATTGTAGTAACAATTGGAGCGGGTGATATAGATACTTTAATTGGGCCTATCAAAAATGTTTTAGTAAGTTCATTTGCTAATATTTAG
- the murG gene encoding undecaprenyldiphospho-muramoylpentapeptide beta-N-acetylglucosaminyltransferase: MSKRIIISGGGTGGHIYPAIAIAKALQKEEPDTEILFVGALGKMEMEKVPRAGYRIIGLPIVGIKREITLDNLAFPLKLAGSLLKARAIIKEFKPDAAVGVGGFASGPLLMMASLQGIPTLIQEQNSYAGITNKWLAKKASKICVAYPGMEAFFPKEKLVMLGNPVRSDIVDVSSKRKQGLLHFGFTEKSKTLFVMGGSLGAKSINESVDAGIKELTDAGYQVLWQTGKGFIDQANETISRLGTDKVKAFEFIYEMDLAYAVADVVISRAGALSVSELCLAAKPAILVPYPAAAEDHQTKNALNLLESNAAIMIKDHQTRKDLIPAAMDLLIDIVKQEDLKMNIKKLAKPTAADDIALEVLKLIKL; the protein is encoded by the coding sequence ATGTCGAAACGAATTATTATTAGTGGAGGAGGTACTGGCGGACATATTTATCCGGCAATTGCTATTGCAAAAGCCTTGCAGAAAGAAGAGCCTGATACGGAAATCCTGTTTGTAGGTGCTTTGGGTAAAATGGAAATGGAAAAAGTACCACGTGCCGGTTACCGGATCATTGGTTTACCGATAGTTGGTATAAAAAGAGAAATTACGCTCGACAACCTTGCTTTTCCTTTAAAACTTGCGGGCAGCCTGTTAAAAGCCAGAGCTATTATAAAAGAATTTAAACCGGATGCCGCCGTTGGAGTTGGAGGATTTGCCAGCGGGCCTTTACTGATGATGGCATCTTTGCAGGGAATCCCGACACTGATACAGGAGCAAAATTCTTATGCGGGTATTACCAACAAATGGTTGGCAAAAAAAGCATCCAAAATATGTGTTGCTTATCCCGGGATGGAAGCTTTTTTTCCAAAAGAAAAACTGGTTATGTTAGGGAATCCTGTCAGAAGTGATATTGTGGATGTGTCATCTAAAAGAAAGCAGGGATTGCTTCATTTTGGATTTACTGAGAAATCTAAAACGTTGTTTGTGATGGGTGGAAGCCTGGGCGCAAAATCTATAAATGAAAGTGTTGACGCCGGGATTAAAGAATTGACCGATGCTGGTTATCAGGTTCTGTGGCAAACGGGTAAAGGGTTTATTGACCAGGCAAATGAAACAATTTCACGTCTTGGAACAGACAAGGTCAAGGCTTTTGAATTTATATATGAAATGGATCTGGCATATGCCGTTGCGGATGTCGTTATTTCAAGAGCAGGTGCATTGTCGGTGTCGGAATTATGTCTGGCTGCAAAGCCCGCAATTTTGGTTCCTTATCCGGCAGCAGCAGAAGATCATCAGACAAAAAATGCATTAAACCTGCTTGAAAGCAATGCGGCAATAATGATAAAAGATCATCAGACCCGAAAAGATCTTATACCTGCAGCGATGGATCTGCTTATTGATATTGTGAAACAGGAAGATCTTAAAATGAATATCAAGAAACTGGCAAAACCGACGGCTGCTGACGACATTGCACTGGAAGTTTTGAAATTAATTAAACTGTAA
- the smpB gene encoding SsrA-binding protein SmpB: protein MSEKLVKKVDIRNRKASFEYYFVEEFTAGMALTGTEIKSIRQGKVNFQDAYCLFMDGELYVRSLHISPYTEGTHYNHDPMRDRKLLVTKREMKKLTENLKDQGLTIIPVRLFTSERGLAKLHIALAKGKKLYDKRETIKERDVKREMDRTN from the coding sequence ATGTCTGAAAAATTAGTAAAAAAAGTAGATATAAGGAATAGAAAGGCATCTTTCGAATATTATTTTGTTGAAGAATTTACCGCGGGAATGGCTCTGACAGGAACTGAAATTAAATCTATCCGACAGGGTAAGGTCAATTTCCAGGATGCATATTGCCTTTTTATGGATGGAGAGCTATATGTTCGCAGTCTTCATATTTCACCGTATACAGAAGGTACACATTATAATCATGACCCAATGCGTGACCGGAAACTACTGGTTACCAAGCGGGAGATGAAAAAATTAACTGAAAACCTGAAAGACCAGGGATTGACCATCATACCTGTCCGGCTTTTTACCAGTGAGCGTGGTTTGGCAAAATTACATATAGCATTGGCAAAAGGTAAAAAGCTATATGATAAACGGGAAACCATCAAGGAAAGGGACGTTAAACGCGAAATGGATCGTACCAATTAA
- a CDS encoding radical SAM protein — protein MRLISHPVLCNYYVTYRCNASCSFCDIWEKPSPYITVENLRENLRDLKRLGVKVIDFTGGEPLLHRQLDVLLREAKDFGMITTVTSNGLLYPKYAERLHGLIDMLHFSLDSPDRDEHDKSRNVKCFDKVMESIRIAKSLGERPDIIFTVFEENVHQIRQLWEEVCLPNDLILILNPVFEYNGIGGNLSADALKEMLWWGKQKNVYLNEAFIQLRLDGGNHVEDSVCKAASTTLVISPENKLILPCYHLGLKDFPIEGNLYDLYQSEEVQNLVALEGKLPACEGCAINCYMQPSFAVEMNRYWWKALPSTLKYNRIKGTWKQMVKF, from the coding sequence ATGCGTTTGATTTCCCATCCTGTGCTTTGTAATTACTATGTGACCTATCGCTGCAATGCATCATGTAGTTTTTGTGACATATGGGAAAAGCCTTCTCCTTACATAACAGTTGAAAATTTAAGGGAAAACCTTAGGGATTTAAAACGCTTAGGTGTTAAAGTCATTGATTTCACGGGCGGCGAACCTTTGCTGCACAGGCAACTGGATGTTCTGCTTCGTGAAGCCAAAGATTTTGGAATGATTACCACAGTAACTAGCAACGGTTTATTGTATCCTAAATATGCTGAACGTTTGCATGGATTGATTGATATGCTTCATTTTTCACTGGATTCACCGGATCGGGATGAGCATGATAAATCAAGGAATGTAAAATGTTTCGATAAGGTTATGGAGTCGATCCGGATTGCAAAAAGCCTGGGTGAACGTCCTGATATTATTTTTACCGTTTTTGAAGAAAATGTACATCAGATCAGGCAGCTTTGGGAAGAAGTTTGTTTGCCTAATGATCTGATATTGATTTTAAATCCTGTATTTGAATACAACGGTATTGGTGGTAATCTTTCGGCTGATGCTTTAAAAGAAATGCTTTGGTGGGGAAAACAGAAGAACGTTTATCTCAATGAAGCATTTATTCAACTCCGGCTCGACGGTGGCAATCATGTTGAGGACTCGGTTTGCAAAGCAGCAAGCACGACCCTGGTTATTTCTCCTGAGAATAAACTAATCCTGCCCTGTTATCATTTAGGCCTGAAAGATTTTCCAATTGAGGGCAATCTGTATGATCTGTATCAATCGGAAGAAGTTCAGAACCTTGTCGCGTTGGAAGGAAAACTACCTGCTTGTGAAGGCTGTGCAATAAATTGTTACATGCAACCCTCTTTCGCGGTTGAGATGAACAGATATTGGTGGAAAGCATTGCCAAGTACATTGAAATATAACAGGATCAAAGGTACCTGGAAGCAAATGGTGAAGTTTTAA
- a CDS encoding cell division protein FtsQ/DivIB, which translates to MLRKFEYSWKFVKRSLWLILLVAGIGMTESRLNMQRCTNLVISIEGDSGAYFLNQTDVQMLLTENGGDPLMGSRLDEVNLNDLENRVRKNKLIKKCQVFRDLKGNVVVDVEQERPLARWINTSDNGNLQNTSGYYINNEGVFFPLSETFSARALIVSGSYFRNAERLKTEKGKSLMDLIRFLNTDSFWKAQVAQLDADKDGEIHLITVFGDQTIEFGTAEDYESKFDKLRLFYEKVLSQDWSRYSKISIKFQDQIVCE; encoded by the coding sequence ATGTTACGTAAATTTGAGTATTCTTGGAAATTTGTTAAACGCAGCTTATGGCTAATCCTTCTTGTTGCAGGAATAGGAATGACAGAAAGCAGGTTAAATATGCAGCGCTGTACCAATCTGGTAATCTCAATTGAGGGTGATTCAGGGGCATATTTTCTTAATCAGACAGATGTTCAGATGCTTTTAACAGAAAATGGAGGAGACCCATTGATGGGAAGCAGATTAGACGAGGTGAATTTAAATGACCTCGAAAACCGCGTAAGAAAGAATAAATTAATAAAAAAATGTCAGGTATTCCGGGATTTGAAAGGTAATGTGGTGGTAGATGTAGAGCAGGAGAGGCCACTTGCCAGATGGATCAACACGTCAGATAACGGAAATTTGCAAAATACCAGTGGGTACTATATTAATAACGAAGGCGTTTTTTTTCCATTATCCGAAACATTTTCAGCACGGGCTTTAATCGTTTCCGGGTCCTATTTTAGAAATGCGGAAAGGCTAAAAACTGAAAAGGGGAAATCTCTAATGGACTTAATACGTTTTCTTAATACAGATTCTTTCTGGAAAGCTCAGGTTGCCCAGCTGGATGCTGATAAAGATGGTGAAATTCACCTGATTACAGTTTTCGGAGACCAGACAATAGAGTTTGGTACGGCAGAGGATTATGAGTCCAAATTTGATAAGCTCCGTTTGTTTTATGAGAAGGTTCTTAGTCAGGATTGGAGCAGATATTCAAAAATAAGTATTAAGTTTCAAGATCAAATAGTTTGTGAATAA
- a CDS encoding FtsW/RodA/SpoVE family cell cycle protein, which produces MNFLLKSREETQAWFTRNLKGDPWIWGISIFMLLWSILVVYSASVKDAYSLNNGNTEHYLYKHALLCFCSLLVMFFVHRIPYIKFVYVTRLAVWSSIFLLGFTMFFGTSVNDASRWIEIPVIGQRFQPSEWAKVALIAHLSLILARHIKGGWNTRELFMEPLALVGLVCGLIFTSNVSTAVMLAGICFLLMFVGKVPLHYLLFTALGLVFFATLAILLNSTQRSGTAQNRISAFFDKDVVVYQSQQSYMAMARGGLYGEGVSKSRQRRFLPEPQKDFIFAVAVEEYGTLGGTLLICLYLILLYRGLKAIEATKRPFGGLLSAGLTFIVVSQAFSAMAVTVGLVPVTGQTLPFFSQGGTSLLFTGIAMGMILSVSRGEKMDEKRI; this is translated from the coding sequence ATGAACTTCTTGCTAAAATCAAGAGAAGAAACGCAGGCATGGTTCACCAGAAATCTGAAAGGTGATCCGTGGATTTGGGGTATAAGCATATTTATGTTACTTTGGAGTATCCTGGTAGTATATAGTGCAAGTGTAAAAGATGCATATAGCCTGAATAACGGAAATACAGAACATTATCTCTATAAGCATGCCCTTTTATGCTTTTGTTCCTTATTGGTTATGTTTTTTGTCCACCGGATACCATACATTAAATTTGTATATGTAACCCGCCTGGCAGTATGGAGTTCTATTTTTCTGCTTGGTTTTACGATGTTCTTTGGTACGTCGGTTAATGATGCTTCAAGATGGATTGAAATACCTGTGATCGGGCAACGTTTTCAGCCTTCGGAATGGGCAAAGGTGGCATTGATTGCACATTTGTCATTGATACTGGCGCGGCACATTAAAGGCGGCTGGAATACAAGGGAATTGTTTATGGAGCCCTTGGCATTAGTTGGCCTGGTCTGCGGCTTAATTTTTACGAGTAATGTTTCTACCGCCGTTATGCTCGCTGGAATTTGTTTTTTGCTGATGTTCGTAGGAAAAGTGCCACTTCATTATTTGCTTTTTACAGCATTGGGCCTGGTATTTTTTGCAACACTGGCAATTCTTCTTAATTCCACGCAAAGGTCAGGAACTGCCCAAAACCGGATATCTGCTTTTTTTGATAAAGATGTGGTTGTATATCAATCTCAACAGTCATATATGGCTATGGCAAGAGGAGGTTTATATGGTGAAGGTGTTTCTAAAAGCCGTCAGAGACGTTTCTTGCCGGAACCGCAAAAGGACTTTATTTTCGCCGTTGCAGTGGAAGAGTATGGAACGTTAGGAGGTACTCTACTTATTTGTTTGTATCTTATTCTTTTATATAGAGGTCTTAAGGCAATAGAAGCCACAAAGCGGCCTTTTGGAGGTTTGTTATCTGCTGGTCTGACATTCATAGTAGTAAGCCAGGCTTTTTCAGCGATGGCTGTAACTGTCGGATTGGTTCCGGTAACCGGGCAGACGTTACCTTTCTTTAGTCAGGGAGGTACTTCTTTGCTTTTTACAGGAATTGCAATGGGAATGATATTAAGTGTGAGCAGAGGAGAAAAAATGGACGAAAAGAGGATATAG